A portion of the Acidimicrobiia bacterium genome contains these proteins:
- a CDS encoding WYL domain-containing protein produces the protein MTTSPKTAQRLTRILSMLPWVIANPGTTVDEVCDRFGYTKRRLAADLDLVFVCGLPGYGPGDLMVAYIDEDEVVVEMADYFSNPVRLTAPEALSLLASGLAIQSTGHASAALDRALDKLRDVLLPDGGEALVVDLSEPEMVGTVRSGAAEGRALEIVYTKLSTGETTTRLIEPWTVFSTMGNWYVSAYCRSAGGERVFRVDRIQSVVETGERFEPPVVPPAPVVRYSPNEDDVRATISLAERGRWVADYYPVEIVEDDGEWLTVRFSASDPLVAARLLLRLGVDGKLVEGPEVGDALRRLRSVILKRYSR, from the coding sequence ATGACGACCAGCCCGAAGACGGCGCAACGCCTCACCCGCATCCTGTCGATGCTGCCGTGGGTGATCGCCAACCCGGGCACCACGGTCGACGAGGTGTGCGACCGGTTCGGGTACACGAAGCGCCGCCTCGCCGCCGACCTCGACCTGGTCTTCGTGTGTGGGCTCCCGGGGTACGGGCCGGGCGACCTGATGGTCGCCTACATCGACGAAGATGAGGTGGTCGTCGAGATGGCCGACTACTTCTCGAACCCGGTACGCCTCACCGCACCGGAGGCGCTCTCGCTGCTCGCCTCCGGGCTGGCGATCCAGTCCACGGGCCACGCCTCGGCGGCCCTCGACCGGGCTCTCGACAAGCTGCGAGACGTGCTGCTTCCGGACGGCGGCGAGGCCCTGGTCGTCGATCTCTCCGAGCCGGAGATGGTCGGCACGGTTCGGTCGGGTGCCGCCGAGGGCAGGGCGCTCGAGATCGTCTACACGAAGCTGTCGACCGGCGAGACGACGACTCGTCTCATCGAACCGTGGACGGTGTTCTCGACGATGGGGAACTGGTACGTGTCGGCCTACTGCCGCTCGGCGGGGGGTGAGCGGGTGTTCCGGGTCGACCGCATCCAGTCGGTCGTCGAGACCGGGGAGCGATTCGAGCCCCCTGTGGTTCCCCCGGCACCCGTCGTTCGCTACTCGCCGAACGAGGACGACGTCCGGGCGACGATAAGCCTCGCCGAGCGGGGCCGATGGGTCGCCGACTACTACCCGGTCGAGATCGTCGAGGACGACGGAGAGTGGTTGACGGTGCGTTTCTCGGCGTCTGACCCGCTCGTCGCCGCCAGGTTGCTGCTGCGCCTCGGGGTCGACGGCAAGCTCGTCGAGGGGCCGGAAGTGGGCGATGCGCTGCGACGGCTACGCAGCGTGATCCTGAAGCGTTATTCGCGCTAG